CCAGCACCACCCCAGTGCTCATCAACATGAACAACCAAGGGCTGACAAACCAGGCCAGCATGGTCATGCCGAAGTAATACGCACGCAGGCCAAAATTGAACTGGTTGGCCGCCATCGATATCACCCGCGCCGCCCGCAGGGCAAACGCCTTGCGCTCCTGTTCCGACACATGCCGTTCACCGATCATCGGCGCCGAGCCCACCAGCACAGCGGCAAAGTTGTATTGGCGCATGCACCAGCTGAAGGTGAAGAACGCGTAGACGAATACCAGCGCCAGGCACAGCAGCTTGATTTCCGACATGCCCTGGGAAACCTGCTGCACCATGGGAATGTCTGCCAGCAAGGATACCGCCCGCTCGGACGCGCCCAACACAGTGAGAATACCGGCGAGAATAATCAACGTACTGGAAGCGAAGAACGAGGCGTTGCGCTCCAGGTTGCCGATCACACTGGCGTCGGCAATTCGGTTGTCGCGCAGCAGCATGCGGCGCATCCAGTCTTCGCGATACAGGTGCAGCACGCTGGCCAGGCAGGCGGTGTCACGGGCTTTCCAGCTGGCATAGCGGGTGTAGCCACCCCAGCACAGGGCGAACCAGAAGGCGGCCAGCAGGTGGATTTGATTGGTTTCGATGAACGACATGCAGGGCCTTGTATACGATGATTAAAGACAAACACGGTTAAAAATGTGGGAGCTGGCTTGCCTGCGATGGCGGTGGATCAGGCGACACAGCAGTGACTGAACCGACGCCATCGCAGGCAAGCCAGCTCCCACATTGACCGAACTCCAACTTTAGAGCGTTGTGGTCTTGCAGGCATAAAAAATGCCCCGTATCGATTGATACGGGGCATTTCAGTACAGCGTGAAACCGCGTGTCAGGCGATGGCTTCGCTACGCTTGCCGAGCATACGGTCAACCACTACCGCCACGCCCAGCGTCATCACCGACGGCACCAGCCAGGCCAAACCTTGCTCGCTCAGCGGCAGGTGCGCCAACTGCGCAGGCATCCAATCGGCAAGGCCAGCGCCCTTGAGCGCGTCGATGCAACCAAAGATGAACGACACCAGCATCACCGGGCCAACAATGCGGCCCTGTTCCTGCCAGAAGTCTTTGCAGAAGCTCAGGGCCACCAGCACGATGCACGGCGGGTAGATCGCGGTGAGTACCGGGATCGAGAAGGCAATCAGCTTGGTCAGGCCCAGGTTGGACACGAACAGCGAGAACAGCGCCAGGATCACCACCAGCGTCTTGTAAGACAGTGGCAGCACTTTGCTGAAGTACTCGGCGCAAGCGCAGGTCAGGCCCACGGCGGTGACCAGGCACGCCAGGGAGATCAGCACGGCAAGGAAGCCGCTGCCCAGGGAGCCGAAGGTGTGTTGCACGTAAGCGTGCAGCACTGCTGCGCCATTGCTGGCACCGGCCGCCACTGCGTGGCTGCCCGAACCCAGGCGGAACAGGCTGATGTACACCAGCGCCAGGCCCACGCCGGCAATCAGGCCGGCAATGATCGCATAGCGAGTGATCAGCGTTGGCGACTCAACACCACGGGAGCGAATCGCGTTGACGATGACGATGCCGAATACCAGCGCGCCGAGGGTATCCATGGTCAGGTAACCATTGATAAAGCCTTGGGAGAACGGTGCAGCCACGTATTCCGGGGTAGCAACACCGACATCACCGGCCGGCAAGGCAAACGCAGCGATGCCAAGCACGGCCAGGGCGATGATCTTCAACGGTGCCAGGAATCGACCCACGGTGTCCAACAGACGGCCTGGGTACAAGGAAATGAAGAACACCAGCAGGAAGTACACAGAGCTGTAGAGGAACAACGCCAGCGGGCTCTCGCCGGTCAGCGGCGCCAGGCCGACTTCAAACGAAACGGTCGCGGTGCGCGGGGTGGCGAACAGTGGGCCTACCGCCAGGTACGCCGCCGCCGCCAGCAAGCCACCGGCAATCTTGCCGATCGGGCTGCTCAATGCGTCCATGCCGCCGCCGACTTTGGCCAGCGCGATCACGGTGACCACCGGCAAGCCGACTGCGGTGATCAGGAAGCCCAGCGCTGCCATCCAGACGTGAGGCCCGGACTGCAAACCAACGATAGGCGGGAAGATGATGTTGCCGGCGCCCACGAACAGGGCAAAAGTCATAAAGCCTAACGCCAGGATGTCCTGGCTTTTCAACACTTTCATTTCAGGAAATACCACACTACTGAATCGGAATTTAGAGAGGGATTCCCTGTGGATGAGGGAACTGCTGCCGGCCCTGATGGGGACCGACCGGTCTAGCGCGCAGCTTCCTTTTGGGAGGCGGACGCATAAAGAGGCGGCTAGAGTACAGAATTAAGCCGACAAACGCACTGTTGCGGGGCGGACTGTCCGATAAGCGACATTCAAATGTCGCGTTTTCGTACTTAATTTGGCAAGCCCTCTCCCACATTTTGATCTTCACCAACCTCCAGAATGCACAAAGGCCACCCGAAGGTGGCCTTTGTGTGGTGAAGCGTCAGCTAAGCGCGAGGCTTACTTGACAGCCCAACCCGTCAGCTCAGCCAGGGCTTTGCCGATGTCTGCCAGCGAACGTACGGTTTTAACACCTGCAGCTTCAAGGGCAGCAAACTTTTCGTCTGCAGTACCCTTGCCGCCAGAGATGATTGCGCCAGCATGGCCCATGCGCTTGCCCGCAGGAGCAGTCACACCAGCGATGTAGGAAACAACCGGCTTGGTCACGTGGGCCTTGATGTAGGCAGCCGCTTCTTCTTCAGCCGAACCGCCGATCTCACCGATCATCACGATCGCTTCGGTCTTCGGGTCTTCCTGGAACAGCTTCAGGATATCGATGAAGTTCGAACCCGGGATCGGGTCACCGCCGATGCCAACGCAAGTCGACTGACCGAAACCGGCGTCAGTAGTCTGCTTCACAGCTTCGTACGTCAGGGTGCCGGAACGCGAAACGATACCGACTTTACCTGGCAAGTGAATGTCACCCGGCATGATGCCGATCTTGCATTCGCCTGGGGTGATCACACCTGGGCAGTTAGGGCCGATCAGGACTACGCCCAGTTCGTCGCACTTAACTTTAGCGTCCAGCATGTCCAGGGTAGGAATGCCTTCAGTGATGCAAACGATCAGCTTGATGCCGCCGAATGCCGCTTCCAGGATGGAATCTTTGCAGAAAGGAGCTGGAACGTAGATCACGCTGGCGGTGGCGCCAGTTTTTTCTACCGCTTCTTTCACGGTGTTGAACACTGGCAGACCCAGGTGCTCGGTGCCGCCTTTACCAGGCGTAACACCACCCACCATCTTGGTGCCGTATTCGATGGCTTGCTGGGTGTGGAAACTACCTTGCGAACCGGTAATACCCTGGCAGATAACTTTGGTATCTTTATTGATCAGGACGCTCATTATTTGTCCTCCGCAGCTTTGACAACTTGTTGAGCAGCGTCGGTCAGGCTGGTAGCCGCGATGATGTTCAAACCACTTTCTGCCAGTACTTTAGCGCCCAGTTCAGCGTTGTTACCTTCAAGGCGAACAACCACCGGAACTTTAACGCCTACTTCTTTGACTGCACCGATGATGCCTTCGGCAATCATGTCGCAACGAACGATGCCGCCGAAAATATTGACCAATACTGCTGCGACGTTGGAGTCGGACAGGATGATCTTGAAGGCTTCAGTCACGCGCTCTTTGGTAGCACCGCCGCCCACATCGAGGAAGTTGGCTGGTTTGCCGCCATGCAGGTTGACGATGTCCATGGTACCCATGGCCAGGCCAGCACCGTTGACCATGCAGCCGATGTTACCTTCCAGCGCTACATAGTTCAGTTCCCACTGGGCAGCGCGTGCTTCCTGATGATCGTCTTGCGACGGGTCGTGGAAAGTCTTCAGCTTTGGCTGACGGTACATGGCGTTGGCGTCGATGTTGATCTTGGCGTCGAGGCAGTGCAGATCGCCGTCAGCCTTGATCACCAGCGGGTTCACTTCCAGCAGGGCCAGATCGTGATCCTGGAACAGTTTGGCCAGACCTACGAAGATCTTGGCGAACTGGGCAACTTGCTTGCCTTCCAGGCCCAGCTGGAAAGCCAGCTCGCGACCCTGGAATGGCTGAGCGCCAACCAGTGGATCGATAGTGGCTTTCAGAATTTTTTCTGGGGTTTCTTCGGCGATCTTCTCAATGTCCACGCCACCTTCGGTGGAAGCCATGAACACGATGCGACGGCTCGAACGGTCAACGACAGCGCCCAGGTACAGCTCTTTAGCGATATCAGTGCACGATTCAACCAGGATCTTGGAGACTGGTTGGCCATTGGCATCAGTCTGGTAAGTCACCAGACGCTGATTCAGCCACTTCGCTGCGAAGGCCTTGGCTTCTTCGCGGCTCTTAACCAGCTTGACGCCACCCGCTTTACCGCGACCACCGGCGTGGACCTGGGCTTTGACAACCCACTCACTGCCACCGATTTTGTCGCAAGCTTCTGCTGCTGCTTCCGGGGTGTCTACTGCGTAGCCCTTGGATACTGGCAGGCCGTATTCAGCGAACAGCTGCTTACCCTGATACTCGTGAAGATTCATGCTTTTTACCGTCTTCGTTAGGTACTGCGCATTCGGCGCTGCGCTCATTATGAGTGCCGCGCCACCTGTGACTGCTGCTTGCACACCTTGCGGGGCTTAACGCCCGTAAAGCTGTGCAAGGCTGCGTCCAGCGGATATTCCGCGGTGAGTCTTGCGCGCAAGGCTCACGACGGGCAACTCCGCCGTGGTTTCTTATTATCTCGCTTAGCGCTTCTTGCGGTTGGCGATGTGGATGGCGCCGCCATTCACTGCCAACGCTGCTTCGTGCAACGCTTCGGACAGGGTTGGATGGGAGAAGACCATCATGCCCAGGTCTTCGGCACTGGTGCCGAATTCCATACCGATCGCGCCTTGCTGAACCAGTTCTGCAGCGCTTGGGCCAATCACGTGGACGCCCAATACGCGGTCAGTCTTGGCATCAGCGATGACTTTGACAAAACCACCGGTGTCGTTAGCTGCCATGGCACGGCCAGAAGCGGCAAACGGGAAGGTGCCGACGTTAACTTCAACGCCTTCAGCTTTCAACTGTTGTTCGTTTTTACCGACCCATGCAATTTCCGGGTGGGTGTAGATAACCGATGGGATCAGGTCGTAGTTCATCTGGGTTTTGTGGCCCTTGATGCGCTCGACAACCATGATGCCTTCTTCGGAAGCCTTGTGCGCCAGCATCATGCCGCGAACCACGTCACCAATGGCGTACACGCCTGGCACGGTGGTAGCGCAGTGATCGTCAACGTGAATGAAGCCACGCTCGTCGATGTTCACGCCGCTGTCGGAAGCCAGCAGGTCAGCAGTCACCGGACGGCGGCCCACAGCTACGATCAGCTTGTCGAAAGTGATGGTCTGCTCGCCTTCTTTATCGGTGTAGGTCACAACGACTTCTTCGCCGTTGACCTTGGAACCGGTAACACGGGCGCCCAGCTTGATGTCCAGACCTTGTTTGGTCAGGGTTTTCAGCGCTTCTTTGGACACTGCGGTGTCAGCAGCCAGCAGGAACGTATCCAGGGCTTCCAGCACAGTCACTTCAGAACCCAGACGCGACCATACCGAACCCAGTTCCAGGCCGATTACGCCAGCGCCGATCACGCCCAGACGCTTGGGAACCGATTGGAATTCCAGGGCGCCGGTCGAATCAACGATCACGTTCTGGTCGACAGGAGCAGGCGGGATGTCGATTGGACGCGAACCTGGTGCCAGGATCACGTTCTCGGCTTCGATGACTTCAACCGAGCCGTCCGGCTTGGTGATTTCAACTTTTTTGCCGGCCAGCAGTTTGCCGTGGCCTTGCAGGGAAGTGACGCCGTTGGCCTTGAACAGGGTGGCAACGCCGGAAGTCAGGCCTTTAACGATGTTGGCTTTACGGCCGACCATTGCTGGCACGTCCATGGTCACGCCAGCATGGTTGATGCCGTGGATCGCGAAACCGTCTTGGGCTTCGTGGAATTTCCAGGAGCTGTCCAGCAGCGCCTTGGAAGGAATGCAACCGACGTTCAGGCAAGTACCGCCCAGCGCCAGTTTGCCTTCCTTGTCGGTGTATTTTTCGATGCAAGCAGTCGAGAGGCCCAGTTGTGCGGCCTTGATCGCGGCAACGTAGCCGCCAGGACCTGCACCAATCACTACAACGTCAAATTTCTGTGTCATGAAAATAGATCCTCTATTTGCGACAAGCTTCTAGCCACACGTTGCAAGCCAAGCTGCTTGTTCCTACAGCTTGTAGCTCGCAACGTGAAGCTGCTTCTATCAGATATCCAGCAGCAGACGAGCCGGGTCTTCCAGCAGGTTCTTGATGGTTACCAGGAAAGTCACGGCTTCTTTACCATCGATCAGGCGGTGATCGTACGACAGCGCCAGGTACATCATCGGGCGGATCACGACTTGGCCGTTGATGGCCATCGGACGCTGGATGATGTTGTGCATGCCCAGGATCGCAGCTTGCGGCGGGTTGACAATCGGGGTCGACATCATCGAACCGAAGGTACCACCGTTGGTGATGGTGAAGGTACCGCCGGTCATCTCGTCGATGGTCAGCTTGCCGTCACGGGCTTTCTTGCCGAAGCCGGCGATGCCGCCTTCGATTTCAGCCAGGCTCATCAGCTCGGCGTTACGCAGAACCGGTACTACCAGGCCACGGTCGCTGGACACCGCAACGCCGACGTCTGCATAGCCGTGGTAAACGATGTCGCTGCCGTCGATGGAAGCGTTAACTGCCGGGAAGCGTTTCAGCGCTTCGGTGGCCGCTTTCACGAAGAACGACATGAAGCCCAGGCGCACGCCATTATGGGACTTCTCGAACAGATCCTTGTACTTCGAACGCAGGGCCATGACTTCAGTCATGTCGACTTCGTTGAAAGTGGTCAGCATCGCCATGTTCGACTGTGCTTCAACCAGACGCTTGGCCACGGTGGCACGCACGCGGGTCATCGGCACGCGCTTCTCGGTGCGATCGCCAGCAGCGAACACAGGCGCAGCGGCAGCAGGTGCTGCAGCCTTGGCCGGTGCGGCAGCCGGAGCGTTTTTCTTGGCTTCAACAGCCGCAACCACGTCTTCCTTGGTTACGCGGCCGTCTTTGCCGGTGCCCTTGAGGGACGCCAGGTTGATGCCGTTTTCTTCAGCCAGTTGACGCGCAGCCGGTGCAGCGATTGGGTCTTCACCACCCGCAGCCGGAGCGGCAGCAGCAGGTGCGGCAGCTGGAGCAGCAGCAGCAGCAGCGGCGGCCGGAGCAGGAGCAGCAGCGCCGCCCGCTTCGATCGAGCCCAGGATCTGGTTCGACAGGACGGTAGCGCCCTCTTCAGCCACGATCGCGCCCAGCACGCCGTCAGCTTCGGCCAACACTTCCAGAACGACTTTGTCGGTCTCGATGTCGACGATCAGGTCGTCACGCTTTACAGCGTCGCCTGGTTTCTTGTGCCAGGTGGCAACGGTGCCATCGGCAACCGATTCCGGGAATGACGGGGCTTTGATTTCGATAGCCATTATCTGTGGGTCCTTAAAATTCGGTTTCAGTCAGCGCGAAGGCGTTAAACAGTGAAAGCATCTTGCAGCAGTTTTTCCTGCTGCTCGGCGTGCATCGACGCATAACCACACGCAGGTGCAGCAGAAGCATCACGACCGGCGTACTCCAGGCTCAGGCCTGTTTTGTGGTTACCGATACTGCGACGCAAATGATGCTGGCTGCTGTACCACGCGCCCTGGTTCATCGGTTCTTCCTGGCACCACACCGCATGGGTGAGGTTGGTGTAAGGCGCGATAGCCTCCATCAGGTCGTCTTCCGGGAACGGGTAAAGCTGCTCGATACGCACGATGGCGATGTCTTCGCGGCCTTCGGCACGGCGTTTTTCCAGCAAGTCGTAGTAAACCTTGCCGCTGCACAGGATCAGGCGAGTGACCTTGGCTGCGTCCAGGGTGTCGATTTCTGGAATCACGGTCTGGAACGAACCGTCGGCCAGATCTTCCAGGGTCGAGATGGCCAATTTGTGACGCAACAGCGATTTCGGGGTCAGCACTACCAGCGGCTTGCGCAGCGGGCGGATCACCTGGCGACGCAGCAAGTGGTAGATCTGGGCCGGCGTAGTCGGAACGCACACCTGGATGTTGTGCTCGGCGCACAGCTGCAGGTAACGCTCCAGACGGGCCGAGGAGTGCTCCGGACCCTGACCTTCATAACCGTGTGGCAGCAGCATGGTCAGACCGCACAGACGGCCCCACTTGTGCTCGCCGCTGGTGATGAACTGGTCGATAACCACCTGGGCACCGTTGGCGAAGTCGCCGAACTGGGCTTCCCAGATCACCAGCGCGTTAGGCGTGGTGGTGGAGTAGCCGTATTCGAACGCCAGTACGGCTTCTTCGGACAGGAACGAGTCGTACAGGTCGAAACGTGGCTGGCCTTCGTACAGGTGTTGCAGCGGTACGTAGGTGGTCGCGTCTTTCTGGTTGTGCAGTACCGCGTGACGGTGCGAGAACGTACCACGGCCGATGTCCTGGCCGGTCATGCGGATCGGATGACCTTCGAACGCCAGGGTCGCGTACGCCATGGTTTCGGCGTAACCCCAGTTGATCGGCAGGCCGCCGGCTTGCATCTTCTGACGGTCTTCGTAGATCTTCGCAACCTGGCGCTGTACCACGAAGCCATCCGGAATTTCCAGCAGCTTGGCGGACAGTTCCTGCAGGGTCTTGAGGTCGAACGTGGTGTCGTGACGCGCCGTCCAGGCGTGGCCCAGGTAGGGGCGCCAGTCCACGAACAGCTCTTTGTTCGGCTCTTTAACCAGGCTTTTCACTACATGCAGGCCGTTGTCCAGCGCGTTGCGGTATTCATCGATCTTCGCTTGAACACGCGCATCGTCAACCACGCCGGCCGTGATCAGGCTGTCGGCGTACAGTTCACGGGTGGTGCGCTGCTTGGTTATCTGCTGGTACATCAACGGCTGGGTGCCGCTCGGCTCATCCGCTTCGTTGTGACCGCGACGGCGGTAGCAAACCAGGTCGATGACCACGTCACGCTTGAACTGCATGCGATAGTCGATGGCGAGCTGGGTCACGAACAACACGGCTTCCGGATCATCCCCATTCACATGGAGGATCGGCGCCTGGATCATCTTGGCAACGTCGGTCGCGTACTCGGTAGAGCGCGCGTCCAGCGGGTTGCTGATGGTGAAACCGACCTGGTTGTTGATGACGATGTGAACCGTACCACCAGTTTTGAAGCCGCGGGTCTGCGACATCTGGAACGTTTCCAGGACCACGCCTTGACCGGCGAATGCCGCGTCACCGTGGATGGAAATCGGCAGGACTTTCTCACCGGTGGAATCGTTACGACGATCCTGACGGGCGCGCACCGAACCCTCGACCACTGGCGAAACGATTTCCAGGTGGGACGGGTTGAAGGCCATGGCCAGGTGAACTTCACCGCCGGTGGTCATTACGTTGGACGAGAAGCCCTGGTGGTATTTAACGTCACCGGAACCCAGCTCGACCTTCTTTTTGCCTTCGAACTCGTCGAACAGCTCACGCGGGTTCTTGCCGAAGGTGTTGACCAACACGTTCAGGCGACCACGGTGAGCCATGCCGATCACGATTTCCTTGGTGCCGTAGGAACCGGAACGCTGGATCAGCTCGTCGAGCATTGGAATCAGGCTTTCGCCGCCTTCCAGGCCGAAACGTTTGGTGCCCGGGTATTTGGTACCCAGGTATTTCTCGAGGCCTTCGGCCGCGGTCACGCGCTCCAGCAAGTGGCTGCGCACGTCGGCGGACAAAACCGGACGGCCACGCACACCTTCCAGACGATGCTGGAACCAGTGGCGCTGCTCGGAATCGGTGATGTGCGTAAATTCAGCGCCGATGGTGCGGCAATATGTCTGCTGCAACGCTTCGTGAATTTCGCGTAGGCTCGCTTCCTCTTTGCCGATGAACAGGTCGCCGGCACGGAAGGTCGTATCAAGATCGGCATTGGTCAAGCCGTAATGATTGATCGACAGGTCAGCAGGTGCAGGACGCTTCCAGAGCCCCAGCGGGTCAAGCTGGGCCGCCTGGTGGCCACGCATCCGGTAAGCCTGGATCAGTCGCAATACTTCAACTTGCTTCTTCTCATGCTCGCTGCTCACGCTACCGGCGGAAACCGGTTGGGCGCGGCGCTGGTTCTTTGCCAGCAGCACAAATTGATCGCGAATTGTTGCGTGCGATACATCGGTGGCAGCGTTGCCGTCTGAAGACAACGTCTGAAATTTGGTGCGCCATTCTTCTGGCACAGCGTTAGGGTCGTGCAGGTAGAGCTCATAAAGCTCTTCCACATAGGCAGCGTTACCACCTGAAAGATAGCCGCTGTTCCACATGCGCTGCATCACGCTTTCTTGCATGCTTGGTCACCCTCGATTTGGGGACACCACCGGCGAAAACACCGAGTTTGCTTGCAAAAGGCCAAGTGCAGCGACCAAAACAAGCCACTTAGGATCACGCTGATAGTTCGGGTACCAACCCGAATGCCCCTGCTTGTCTCATTTCTTCAAAATAAGAGCTGCGGCTTTGTAAGTCGCTGCTCAAGTTAAAACTACGGCGCCGGTTGAAGCCTGCGCCGCAGCATTTACGGGCACAACGTTCCTGCTTTGCTACAACGTCGCTTACACGCCGCTCTGCAGCAGCATGTTACGGATGTGACCAATGGCCTTAGTCGGGTTCAGGCCTTTGGGACATACGTTGACGCAGTTCATGATCCCGCGGCAGCGGAATACGCTGAACGGGTCATCCAGTGAAGCCAGACGCTCGGACGTCTTGGTGTCACGGCTGTCTGCCAGGAAGCGGTACGCTTGCAGCAGGGCAGCTGGACCCAGGAACTTGTCCGGGTTCCACCAGAAGGACGGGCACGAAGTCGAGCAGCAAGCGCACAGGATGCACTCGTACAGACCGTCGAGCTTTTCACGCTCTTCTGGGGACTGCAGACGTTCGATGGCCGGAGCCGGCGTGTCGTTCTGCAGGAACGGCTTAACTTTCTCGTATTGCTTGTAGAAGATGCTCATATCGACCACCAGGTCACGGATAACCGGCAAACCTGGCAGAGGACGAACGATCAGCTTGTTACCTTTAACCACGGCGGACAGCGGCGTGATGCATGCCAGGCCGTTTTTGCCGTTGATGTTCATGCCGTCGGAGCCACACACACCCTCACGGCAAGAGCGACGATAGGAGAAACCTTCGTCCTGCTCTTTGATCAGTGCCAGTACATCCAGCACCATCAGGTCTTTACCACCGGTATCGACCTGGAATTCCTGCATGAACGGCGCGGCGTCCTGATCAGGGTTGTAGCGGTAAACACTGACTTTCAACATGGCAGCCACCCTTAGTAAGTCCGAATCTTCGGTTCAAACGTCGGCACCGTCTTCGGCGAGAAGTTCACGGCACGCTTGGTTACGCGCTTGTCACCCGGGAAGTACAGGGTGTGGCACAACCAGTTTTCGTCGTCGCGATCTTCAAAGTCTTCACGAGCGTGAGCACCACGGGATTCTTTACGAACCTCGGCGGCAATCGCAGTCGCTTCAGCCACTTCCAGCAGGTTTTGCAACTCAAGGGCTTCGATACGAGCAGTGTTGAACGCCTGGCTCTTATCGTTGATCTTGACGTTGGCGATGCGCGTGCGCAGGCCAGCCAGCTGGGCAATACCCTTCTGCATGTATTCGCCGGTACGGAATACACCGAAGTAGTTCTGCATGCAGCTTTGCAGCTCGCGACGCAGGGTTGCCACGTCTTCGCCATCGGTACGCTCGTTCAGAGCGTTCAGACGCGCCAGGGCGGCCTCGATGTTGGCGTCGGTGGCGTCATCGTATTCGATGCCGTCGGTCAGGGCTTTTTCCAGGTGCAGGCCGGCAGCGCGACCGAATACCACCAGGTCGAGCAGCGAGTTGCCGCCCAGGCGGTTGGCGCCGTGTACCGATACGCAGGCCACTTCGCCTACGGCGAACAGACCGTGGATGATCTCGTCCACGCCTTCGGCATTCTGGGTGATCGCCTGACCATGAATGTTGGTCGGCACGCCGCCCATCATATAGTGGCAAGTTGGAACAACCGGCACCGGAGCAACAACCGGGTCAACGTGCGCAAAGGTCTTGGACAGTTCGCAGATGCCTGGCAGGCGGCTGTGCAGCACTTCTTCACCGAGGTGATCGAGTTTCAGCAGTACGTGGTCGCCATTCGGGCCACAGCCGTTACCGGCGATGATTTCCTTAACCATCGAACGGGCCACAACGTCACGACCGGCAAGGTCTTTGGCGTTCGGAGCATAGCGCTCCATGAAACGCTCGCCGTGCTTGTTGATCAGGTAACCACCTTCACCACGGCAACCTTCTGTAACCAGTACACCGGCGCCGGCGATGCCGGTTGGGTGGAACTGCCACATTTCGATGTCTTGTACCGGCACGCCAGCACGCAGGGCCATGCCGACGCCGTCACCGGTGTTGATCAGGGCATTGGTGGTCGACGCGTAGATACGACCTGCACCACCGGTTGCCAGCACAGTCGCCTTGGCGCGGATGTAGGTGGTTTCACCGGTTTCGATGCAGATGGCGATCACACCGACGAAGGCGCCGTCGGCGTTCTTCACCAGGTCAACCGCGTAGTACTCGTTCAGGAACGTGGTACCGGCTTTCAGGTTGCCCTGATAAAGGGTGTGCAACAGCGCGTGACCGGTACGGTCGGAAGCGGCGCACGTACGGGCAGCCTGCCCGCCTTTACCGTAATCCTTCGACTGGCCGCCGAATGGACGCTGGTAGATACGACCTTGCTCGGTACGCGAGAACGGCAGACCCATGTGGTCCAGCTCGAACACTGCGGCCGGGCCTTCCTGACACATGTACTCGATAGCGTCCTGGTCACCGATGTAGTCGGAACCCTTGACGGTATCGTACATGTGCCAGCGCCAGTCATCGTTCGGGTCGGCGGAAGCGATGGCGCAGGTGATGCCACCCTGGGCCGATACGGTGTGGGACCGCGTTGGGAACACCTTGGTGATCACGGCAGTCTTGTGACCACCCTGGGCCAGCTGCAGCGCTGCGCGCATGCCGGCACCGCCGCCACCAATAATGATGGCGTCGAAGGAAATAGTTGGAATGTTAGCCATGAATCAGATACCCCAAAGAATCTGCACACCCCAGACGAAGTAAGCGAACATCGCGACGCCGCAGACTGCCTGGAAGAGAAAACGTACTGCAGTCGCGGACTTGCCCAGCGCCATCGGCGTCAGGTAGTCGGTCGCGATGGTCCACATGCCGACCCAGGCGTGAGCGCCCAGGGCTACAAGGGCCAGCAGACTGAAGATTCGCATCGCATTGTGGGAAAACAGGCCGTGCCATTGCTCATAGCCGATGCCCGGGTTTGC
The window above is part of the Pseudomonas sp. KBS0710 genome. Proteins encoded here:
- the sdhA gene encoding succinate dehydrogenase flavoprotein subunit codes for the protein MANIPTISFDAIIIGGGGAGMRAALQLAQGGHKTAVITKVFPTRSHTVSAQGGITCAIASADPNDDWRWHMYDTVKGSDYIGDQDAIEYMCQEGPAAVFELDHMGLPFSRTEQGRIYQRPFGGQSKDYGKGGQAARTCAASDRTGHALLHTLYQGNLKAGTTFLNEYYAVDLVKNADGAFVGVIAICIETGETTYIRAKATVLATGGAGRIYASTTNALINTGDGVGMALRAGVPVQDIEMWQFHPTGIAGAGVLVTEGCRGEGGYLINKHGERFMERYAPNAKDLAGRDVVARSMVKEIIAGNGCGPNGDHVLLKLDHLGEEVLHSRLPGICELSKTFAHVDPVVAPVPVVPTCHYMMGGVPTNIHGQAITQNAEGVDEIIHGLFAVGEVACVSVHGANRLGGNSLLDLVVFGRAAGLHLEKALTDGIEYDDATDANIEAALARLNALNERTDGEDVATLRRELQSCMQNYFGVFRTGEYMQKGIAQLAGLRTRIANVKINDKSQAFNTARIEALELQNLLEVAEATAIAAEVRKESRGAHAREDFEDRDDENWLCHTLYFPGDKRVTKRAVNFSPKTVPTFEPKIRTY
- the sdhD gene encoding succinate dehydrogenase, hydrophobic membrane anchor protein, whose translation is MVTSVTNLSRSGLYDWMAQRVSAVVLAAYFIFLIGYLVANPGIGYEQWHGLFSHNAMRIFSLLALVALGAHAWVGMWTIATDYLTPMALGKSATAVRFLFQAVCGVAMFAYFVWGVQILWGI
- a CDS encoding 2-oxoglutarate dehydrogenase E1 component, coding for MQESVMQRMWNSGYLSGGNAAYVEELYELYLHDPNAVPEEWRTKFQTLSSDGNAATDVSHATIRDQFVLLAKNQRRAQPVSAGSVSSEHEKKQVEVLRLIQAYRMRGHQAAQLDPLGLWKRPAPADLSINHYGLTNADLDTTFRAGDLFIGKEEASLREIHEALQQTYCRTIGAEFTHITDSEQRHWFQHRLEGVRGRPVLSADVRSHLLERVTAAEGLEKYLGTKYPGTKRFGLEGGESLIPMLDELIQRSGSYGTKEIVIGMAHRGRLNVLVNTFGKNPRELFDEFEGKKKVELGSGDVKYHQGFSSNVMTTGGEVHLAMAFNPSHLEIVSPVVEGSVRARQDRRNDSTGEKVLPISIHGDAAFAGQGVVLETFQMSQTRGFKTGGTVHIVINNQVGFTISNPLDARSTEYATDVAKMIQAPILHVNGDDPEAVLFVTQLAIDYRMQFKRDVVIDLVCYRRRGHNEADEPSGTQPLMYQQITKQRTTRELYADSLITAGVVDDARVQAKIDEYRNALDNGLHVVKSLVKEPNKELFVDWRPYLGHAWTARHDTTFDLKTLQELSAKLLEIPDGFVVQRQVAKIYEDRQKMQAGGLPINWGYAETMAYATLAFEGHPIRMTGQDIGRGTFSHRHAVLHNQKDATTYVPLQHLYEGQPRFDLYDSFLSEEAVLAFEYGYSTTTPNALVIWEAQFGDFANGAQVVIDQFITSGEHKWGRLCGLTMLLPHGYEGQGPEHSSARLERYLQLCAEHNIQVCVPTTPAQIYHLLRRQVIRPLRKPLVVLTPKSLLRHKLAISTLEDLADGSFQTVIPEIDTLDAAKVTRLILCSGKVYYDLLEKRRAEGREDIAIVRIEQLYPFPEDDLMEAIAPYTNLTHAVWCQEEPMNQGAWYSSQHHLRRSIGNHKTGLSLEYAGRDASAAPACGYASMHAEQQEKLLQDAFTV
- a CDS encoding succinate dehydrogenase iron-sulfur subunit translates to MLKVSVYRYNPDQDAAPFMQEFQVDTGGKDLMVLDVLALIKEQDEGFSYRRSCREGVCGSDGMNINGKNGLACITPLSAVVKGNKLIVRPLPGLPVIRDLVVDMSIFYKQYEKVKPFLQNDTPAPAIERLQSPEEREKLDGLYECILCACCSTSCPSFWWNPDKFLGPAALLQAYRFLADSRDTKTSERLASLDDPFSVFRCRGIMNCVNVCPKGLNPTKAIGHIRNMLLQSGV
- the odhB gene encoding 2-oxoglutarate dehydrogenase complex dihydrolipoyllysine-residue succinyltransferase, whose product is MAIEIKAPSFPESVADGTVATWHKKPGDAVKRDDLIVDIETDKVVLEVLAEADGVLGAIVAEEGATVLSNQILGSIEAGGAAAPAPAAAAAAAAPAAAPAAAAPAAGGEDPIAAPAARQLAEENGINLASLKGTGKDGRVTKEDVVAAVEAKKNAPAAAPAKAAAPAAAAPVFAAGDRTEKRVPMTRVRATVAKRLVEAQSNMAMLTTFNEVDMTEVMALRSKYKDLFEKSHNGVRLGFMSFFVKAATEALKRFPAVNASIDGSDIVYHGYADVGVAVSSDRGLVVPVLRNAELMSLAEIEGGIAGFGKKARDGKLTIDEMTGGTFTITNGGTFGSMMSTPIVNPPQAAILGMHNIIQRPMAINGQVVIRPMMYLALSYDHRLIDGKEAVTFLVTIKNLLEDPARLLLDI